In Fusarium oxysporum f. sp. lycopersici 4287 chromosome 6, whole genome shotgun sequence, a single window of DNA contains:
- a CDS encoding serine/threonine protein kinase: MEVNFEFERLSLGPRGMEESSSHSFVGFSIDPSVTEALCADGQAAAASSVAEQGISVESFFEECHDAGVEVFSESDFDKGPFIGSGATMLVYKAVWRDRCQKVALKYFQAPLTSRYVDPKAQSDVHRRLLEASMLEMRVLTAEAIKWHENIPKLLGVSWHRSGSTISPILIMELACEEHPTLAHFMKTPRPTSVRLELIRDVLEGLSALHAMTIVHGDIKPENILIFSSSSATGFSARLSDFGFCRPAADYKWGAGGTPYWNAPECLSGAPSALKAESFKNARDIYSFGLLICYILTGDMPFGCAATEDPTRLKLDDQATALISGSLQGDSAPFPEGLIGIVGRMVSLQPADRPLVDEIRTVLSALTSERAAAPVPQEHSSDAVRLTVSVLHARFNGAGHGVGDFGSSRTLDRALPRDFQDALYKTIIGVADTGNSQDRAIAANRLGVFLLNGFGTLKNFRPAFEWFYKAAKLGSVEAKKMVYRMERAAETLPERVKADLTRDERASWMIDIIMNQAKTSNYDRRLAPEGLDLEAVNERIRQVLVLASPYTVRHGLIRDMEHNVVRMLMLCRTFDPLAAETLKQVHAAAASVPIHAEALQCTFANDAEALVDILSNHTVPTSFLNRLVTVASDRCCNRVLKTLCVKYGADPDYIDQPSGRQLCPVLVAAMDSDLATVTTLLNCGADARPFLALAPRIISESSYGMAGVLVGLYNTETAHQLLDGLQLAMNSPANPREEMPLDNTNPPPLFKEVIFNSLEHLHSLLLWGANPNVRFNGWTAVHVAVKMLHPSALLFLLAFGADPNARCSREGYTTPLHTLSEVRIRMPEGGGKKGKMVDFLLRPYEPLPLRVGSDELLHRQALIVHILLQFGADPSLCCVDGFTPLMTSLVSPSPDATALTGVLLQSGVSLGDRSSRGESVLHLCASLCDHVHLEQFLRLGAKSIIDSKDRSGCTSLFLACLQDNSRDVVKTLLDNGADILIRGTRNMSPLDAAMLTADPGTLEEVFEHLSTLPEESMKMLCSGTSEDGRTVLHYCLSCPDISVSTNALRQLIALIPLDITKSLITRPDAKGCTPWQLACTGNRTVCETISSFVGVINVAYDPFAGLADTILCTVEDISNSRQECLETIEGNRSTRMAELEDVGLDRGLELVEASYQAELDEAIRSEGEHSREATWRMNTLGTVHERYGWLKRAQEVYYQGWKMSMRVPGPTSPLTQDFASKIVRVLGDRGAENELLDVVEWHARHGADTITGGIVLHHREGHEGNTRPPLIGGVEDTTVAGLPESQVCSRKGCTKPPRIVCHGCKYASYCSENCKVQDIVDPAVQHLSVCFPTEQVGMSQAVTVQSRSLHDPDTRNIVQLVWEESPMTRRRPAPPAPAVVRVAMGKLTPRFFNKPVRFRLPPNSLMIFLKTHLYEVRYDMKSKSPWVRVNALASYVEMHAAIRPIPEAVEAAEREAGAQDGAELTIWFEVGFDFDLKGYFEGQS, from the exons GAGCAGGGAATATCCGTGGAGAGTTTCTTTGAGGAGTGTCACGATGCGGGAGTCGAGGTATTTTCCGAGTCAGATTTCGACAAGGGACCATTCATTGGGTCGGGCGCGACTATGCTGGTATACAAGGCTGTCTGGAGGGATAGATGTCAAAAGGTGGCTTTGAA ATATTTCCAAGCGCCCCTCACGAGCAGGTACGTCGACCCCAAAGCCCAGTCTGATGTGCATCGCAGACTGCTGGAAGCGTCCATGCTTGAGATGCGTGTCTTGACGGCCGAGGCTATCAAGTGGCACGAGAATATTCCAAAACTTCTCGGCGTTTCGTGGCATCGCAGCGGCAGTACAATCAGTCCTATACTCATTATGGAACTTGCTTGCGAGGAACACCCAACACTGGCCCACTTCATGAAGACACCAAGACCGACCAGTGTACGGTTAGAGCTGATCCGGGATGTCCTGGAAGGCCTTTCCGCGCTTCACGCAATGACCATCGTCCACGGGGACATCAAGCCTGAAAACATTCTCATATTTTCGTCTTCGTCCGCCACCGGATTCAGCGCTCGACTCTCCGACTTTGGCTTCTGTCGGCCGGCCGCAGACTATAAGTGGGGAGCCGGGGGGACGCCGTATTGGAATGCCCCCGAATGCCTGTCAGGCGCCCCATCAGCCCTGAAGGCAGAATCTTTCAAAAATGCGCGAGATATATATAGCTTCGGCCTCCTGATTTGTTACATACTCACAGGGGATATGCCCTTTGGCTGCGCGGCAACAGAGGATCCAACACGGTTGAAGTTGGACGACCAGGCTACGGCACTCATATCAGGGTCACTCCAGGGTGACAGTGCTCCTTTTCCAGAAGGCCTCATTGGAATTGTTGGTCGTATGGTCTCGCTCCAACCCGCGGACCGGCCactggttgatgagatcagAACAGTGTTGAG TGCGCTCACTAGCGAAAGAGCCGCTGCTCCAGTTCCCCAAGAGCATTCTTCGGATGCAGTAAGGCTAACCGTGAGCGTCCTGCATGCTCGGTTCAATGGGGCTGGTCACGGAGTGGGCGATTTCGGGAGTAGTCGCACCCTAGATCGGGCTCTCCCCCGAGACTTTCAGGATGCTCTTTACAAGACGATCATTGGAGTCGCAGATACCGGAAATAGCCAAGATCGAGCCATAGCGGCGAACAGACTCGGCGTGTTCCTGCTCAATGGTTTTGGAACCCTGAAGAACTTCCGGCCAGCATTCGAATGGTTCTACAAGGCAGCCAAACTAGGTTCCGTGGAGGCCAAGAAAATGGTCTACCGCATGGAGCGGGCGGCCGAAACGTTACCCGAGCGTGTCAAGGCCGATCTCACCAGAGACGAGAGAGCCAGCTGGATGATTGATATCATAATGAACCAGGCCAAAACGTCAAACTACGATCGCAGGCTGGCTCCAGAAGGGCTGGATCTCGAGGCCGTGAACGAGAGGATTCGTCAAGTACTCGTTTTGGCCAGCCCTTACACTGTCCGGCATGGGCTCATCCGCGACATGGAGCACAATGTTGTGCGGATGCTGATGCTCTGCCGCACTTTTGACCCTCTTGCCGCCGAGACGTTGAAGCAAGTCCATGCCGCGGCCGCTTCTGTACCAATACATGCCGAAGCCCTCCAGTGTACGTTTGCCAACGATGCCGAAGCTCTGGTCGACATCTTGAGCAACCATACAGTCCCTACCTCCTTTCTAAACCGGTTGGTTACAGTCGCCTCTGACCGATGCTGCAACAGGGTTCTGAAAACCCTTTGCGTCAAGTATGGTGCTGATCCAGACTACATTGACCAACCCAGTGGACGACAATTGTGCCCAGTATTGGTAGCCGCAATGGACAGCGACCTCGCCACGGTCACAACTCTGTTGAACTGTGGTGCTGACGCCAGACCATTTCTGGCCCTAGCACCTCGTATAATTTCGGAATCCAGCTATGGAATGGCGGGTGTACTTGTCGGTCTATATAACACAGAGACTGCCCACCAACTTCTAGACGGACTGCAGTTGGCCATGAACTCACCGGCCAACCCCAGGGAAGAAATGCCTCTAGACAACACCAACCCGCCCCCCTTGTTCAAGGAGGTCATATTCAATAGCCTCGAACACCTCCATTCGCTTCTCCTTTGGGGGGCCAATCCCAACGTTCGCTTCAACGGGTGGACGGCCGTGCATGTCGCAGTCAAGATGCTTCACCCCAGTGCCTTGCTTTTCCTCCTCGCATTCGGGGCAGATCCTAACGCCCGGTGTTCACGGGAGGGTTATACGACCCCTTTACACACACTGAGCGAAGTTCGGATCAGAATGCCAGAGGGCGGTGGAAAAAAGGGGAAGATGGTAGACTTTCTGCTCCGGCCCTATGAGCCCCTACCTCTTCGGGTAGGCAGCGACGAGCTGCTCCATCGCCAAGCCCTCATTGTGCACATCCTGCTACAGTTTGGGGCCGACCCCTCGCTTTGCTGTGTCGACGGCTTCACGCCCCTTATGACCTCGCTTGTGTCTCCCTCCCCTGACGCGACAGCGCTTACGGGCGTTTTGCTGCAGTCCGGTGTATCGCTAGGGGACCGCAGCTCCAGGGGTGAGAGTGTGCTTCATCTGTGCGCCTCACTATGTGACCATGTGCATCTCGAACAGTTTCTCCGTCTCGGCGCCAAGTCTATCATTGATTCCAAGGATAGGTCGGGCTGCACGTCGCTCTTCCTTGCTTGCCTGCAAGACAATTCCAGAGATGTTGTCAAGACCCTACTTGACAATGGGGCGGATATACTCATAAGGGGAACGCGAAACATGAGTCCCTTGGACGCAGCCATGCTTACGGCAGACCCTGGTACACTTGAAGAGGTCTTCGAGCACCTGTCCACACTCCCTGAAGAGTCGATGAAAATGCTCTGCTCTGGAACAAGCGAAGACGGCCGCACCGTTCTTCATTACTGTCTCTCATGCCCAGACATTTCTGTCTCGACTAACGCTCTCCGCCAGCTTATAGCCCTAATTCCGTTGGACATCACAAAGTCGCTAATAACACGACCCGACGCGAAGGGATGTACTCCATGGCAACTAGCATGTACGGGGAACAGAACAGTGTGCGAGACCATTTCATCCTTCGTCGGCGTCATCAACGTCGCATACGATCCCTTTGCGGGCCTCGCCGACACTATCTTGTGCACCGTCGAAGATATCTCCAATAGCAGACAGGAGTGTCTGGAAACAATTGAAGGCAACAGAAGTACAAGAATGGCCGAGTTGGAAGATGTTGGCTTGGATAGGggccttgagcttgtggAAGCATCCTATCAAGCTGAATTGGATGAAGCTATCCGATCTGAGGGAGAGCATAGCCGGGAAGCGACCTGGCGAATGAACACTTTAGGCACCGTCCATGAACGATATGGTTGGCTGAAGAGAGCGCAAGAGGTGTACTACCAGGGATGGAAAATGTCGATGCGAGTCCCTGGCCCCACCAGTCCCCTAACGCAAGATTTTGCGTCCAAGATAGTTCGCGTACTGGGCGATCGCGGCGCCGAGaacgagcttcttgatgtGGTAGAGTGGCACGCCCGTCACGGAGCAGATACCATTACTGGGGGTATTGTTCTACACCACCGAGAGGGACACGAGGGTAATACACGTCCTCCACTAATAGGAGGTGTAGAGGACACCACCGTCGCGGGTCTACCGGAGTCGCAGGTCTGTTCCAGGAAGGGCTGCACCAAGCCGCCGCGGATAGTCTGCCATG GATGCAAATATGCAAGCTACTGCTCTGAAAATTGCAAGGTACAAGATATCGTCGACCCGGCGGTCCAGCATCTCTCCGTCTGCTTCCCAACCGAGCAGGTCGGGATGTCCCAGGCCGTCACCGTCCAGAGTCGGAGTCTACATGACCCTGACACGCGCAATATCGTGCAGTTGGTTTGGGAGGAGTCCCCCATGACCAGACGTCGCCCAGCGCCACCAGCACCGGCTGTGGTGCGCGTGGCGATGGGCAAGTTGACGCCgcgcttcttcaacaagccGGTCCGGTTCCGTCTACCGCCCAACAGCCTCATGATTTTCCTCAAGACTCATCTCTACGAGGTCCGGTACGACATGAAGTCGAAGAGCCCATGGGTCAGAGTAAATGCCCTTGCGTCCTATGTCGAGATGCACGCCGCCATCCGCCCAATTCCTGAGGCGGTCGAGGCTGCGGAACGAGAGGCAGGGGCCCAAGACGGTGCGGAGCTGACTATATGGTTCGAGGTTGGCTTCGACTTCGACCTCAAAGGGTACTTTGAAGGGCAATCTTGA